The window GTCACGCTGTTTCCTGGCGCAGGCGCATCCTCTGTGCCTTTCAGCGTGGGTCAGGCAACAGCGACGGAGCCGAGCAGCGGCCATGGCTGacgcgagagttcctgtgccaTGGACGCCTGCGCTGCTGCGCTGAgtgagctcctccccctcccctcggATAAGCTCTGCCCGGGGCAGCTGCTCGTTTGTCCATCTCGTAGGCCCGTAGCCTCTCGGACAAGGAAATATCGCATATCTTTAGCCCAAAGCAATTAATCATCGCCGCCGAATACCCCGAGTAGGGTCGGGGAAATCGGCATTAGTCAATTGCGCAAATCCGGCGTCGTGCTCGGTTCTTAGATTACACATCATGTCTGTCTCTGTGCCCTTCAATCAGAGAGACGAACTAGCTAACCCCGAGCAGCTGAATCTTCCCGCGAATACGATGCACTGCACGGGGAGTTGGAGATCGAAGATGCAGCTGGAGGATCGGGTAAGGGCAGGTATGTGACAAATCGATTTGCCTGTGATGCAACCGATGCCGGACAGGCTAGGGTAGGCTAGGCTAGGCTAGGTCGTGGTGCGTTCGGTACACTGGTAGATGCGGCATCCTTGTGTCAAGTGTGACGCCGCCCGTCGGTAGGGCTCAGCGCCCAGGCAAGCCCCGCTCTTCGTGCGTCATCAGGCCGCCGGGGATCGGAGGAGCATGGCCGCCGGGCGCTATCTGCCAGCTTCCTGGACGGCCACGATTCCGGTTTCAGTTGCCCGTCGACATCGCGGCCCCGTGAGGTCGATGCGATTTTCTTCGGTGGGAGCGCAATGACTTGGTCGTCAATCCAACCGAACCGCATGGCGGCCCAATGGCAGTGCAGAGCATCAGTAGTCGCCGCCGGTCAATTCACGGCGACTCTTGTGGTACGGTTGCGAATTGCGATACGTCGgtgcccacgccgccgccgaccctagAATCAGCTCGGAAAAACGGCGTCGTCGCGTGCGACGGCcacgcgcgcgcctcgccgtcgccgccgcggcaacCAGGCCCGGACGGCGGCGCACCGGCTGGGCACCGGGTTCCGCCGCGACCGCCTCGATCCAGCTCCATTAGCAGTGCCCGGGCGATCGACGGGCCAGGCTCGATGGCGTGGCCGCGCACACGACGCGGCATGGCGttcggcggcgcacggcacggGGACGGGAGCACGTACGTAATAATGCCAGGAGCGGGGAGGCCATGCCGAGCCAACAGGGAGGCGTATTTCTATATGTTAAAAGGCCCACGATTCCTCGGCCTATCATTGGTCCACGACAGACAAAATGATTTGGCCCGCATGATGCGCATCGCACGGCTCTCCTtctttccgccgccgcctcctcctccttcccaccGCCATCCtgtcctccccgccgccgtcccatccgccctcctcctcctcctccccgccgccgacccccctcctcctcgccgaccTCCCGTCCCtggcttctcctcctcctccttcccaccgcctcctccccgccgccgccaagggtaACCGAgttcggcgccggcgcgggccctcgtcctcctttccccctcctcctcggcgctcCCGCGCAGCGTGCTGCTCGCGCGGCCTCCTCTCCCCACTGGCTTTCTCCTCCTTCCCGCGGCTGCCCCATCCCCATGCTGCCGCCTCACCGCGCGAGACGGTGGCGGACAGCAACGGCGCCACCGGGCTGCGGTGTGGCGCCAAACGCGTGCCCCGGCGGGACAAGCGCCCCTCCACAACGCGACCACGGCCGGCCCTGgtgtcctccgccgcctccaccaccccgACCCATCCAACCCACTCGCGGCATTTACATCGACGACTCCGCCTCCCTCCGCTACGCCGCCGTCCGACGAAGCTCCTCCACCCAGTGCTCCTCCTCCCTGCAGGACGCCACCGTCGCCGAGCCCACATCACGGCCGCGCCGCTGCACCTCGCAGGACGAATCTCCTTCTACCGCCTCAACATCAAGAACGAGTCCAGGTTCCAGGGACTCATCAAGATGGCCGATGTGGTTGGTTGGTTGCCCGatcagctgctgctgcttgtagatttttattttgttgaCTTTGCTGATGACGAttcccctctcttctccctctgctgACCGCTGCTCTTTAGATCTCAAGAGGATAAGGCTGGCGGCCATCTGCACACCCGCTGACTACAACACGCGGCCCCACGACACGGCGATACCATCTACAACAACTTCATCGACGCCCTCCCAGTGGTAGGTACCTTTTCGTTTTCCGCAAATTCCTCCTCCCCTGCTATCTACAGAATCTCTTATTCTCATCAGTCCTTTTAATTTTTCCTGTTCAGTGAAGCAAACTAGGTTCTTATTAGTGGATCAAGTCAATCAAGTTGAGAGTTCCTTCTGGTGATGACTACATCGAGAGAAAAAAGTGTCACTGGCAACTGGCATAGGTATGGATATGCACTTCATTGCAATGATGGTGTTACTTGCCTACAAGTTAAAAATAAGAGCACATATGATTGAACATAGAAATCTGAGATAACAGTGGATGTTTTCAGCAAAGATCAGTGTCTTTGCTTCTCTTGGGCTGGGTCCAATTTTTATTTCCCAATAAAATATAATGATTGACACATAATGCACATGTTTGACATAGGCTTTACACATGCAATGAGGCTATTTTTTATTACATTTAAGTGGCACAGATAGTCAAGTTCTTACTAAATAGTTATCAAACTATTTTTTAGTGATGTATTCAAACGGGATTTGGATGGATCCTCACAAAAAAAGAACGTAGAGAGTTTGGATGGTAAGTGGGTGTGGACATCTGAACTCAGTTGGATCTTATTAATGCATCTGGAGTCATGATCTCTCCAAATTTTGTAATGGAAAAGAAGCAACACGATTAAGCTTTGACACGTAACTAAATAAAGAATTATtatcggtaccctgtagcagggatacccattcctactgcagcaaggcaggactcgcgtagtcatccgtaactacgccataaggggcggagcagccgggccccacgggccatgctcttacctcaccgggccaaccgctccggacccgctccccgctctggaacgggtccggtgacgccacgtgtctctgaggaggggaagctccgagccagcagccgagggctcggaccccccagcagccaggaaacatactgcttttgtaacagtggatggactttattactatattgtcatgccatatggtctgcggaatgccttacccacgtttgtacgaactatgaacaaaactttctgtaatctaattagagatattgttgaggtgtatgttgatgacattgtggtcaagactaaggtagggtcgaCACTAGTTGAGGACATGTCCCTCGTCTTTGATCGGctacgcgccacgcgcacgaagcttgATCCCGAGAAATGCATTTTCGCCATCTCAttagggaagctgctgggtttcctggtctctcATCGAgacatcgaggcaaacccagccaagatcaaggtgatcgaggcgatgaggccacctggccgcatcaaggacatccagaagcttactggatctctggccgctcttagccgctttacttcgaggctggctgagagggccctccccttcttcaagttattaaggaggtccggtccattctcttggactgaagaggctaaacaagccttccaggaactgaagcagcacctcacctcactgccagtattggtggatccagagccaggtgagacgttgtttttgtatcttgctgcgtctgcagaggcggtcagcatggtgctggtcgccgagaggacggagcaagcttgCCAGGGAGATACCAGGGTCcctccggccaaggatggtgagccgagCCATGGACATGGGGGTCTGGCagccactcctctgtctgaaAGTCCGGACCCCGGataagggggtccggaggagcctcgtctcagtgggaacccagaactgCTGGGGGCCCAAGAACCTGACatggtggataagggcgagccggacccggtggccagggtccggaccatccagaagccagtctactacatcagcgaagtcctccatgaggctaaggccaggtatcttgagacgcataagcttatctatgccatacttattgcgtctaggaaactgcgccactattttCTGGCACACAGAGTTGtggtagtgacctcttacccccTAAGAGCGATCTTGCGCAACTCCAACGTCacgggcaatatcgccaagtgggcagcagagttggctgagttccagctggacttccagccccgccatgcagtcaaaagccagatcctggctgatttcatagcagaatggactccttccccaagcaattctgggggtccggacctcaacgccggacccccaaAGCCagaagtcaggacaccagtcttcaccgagccccactggacactcttcttcgacgggtccgtctGCAAGCaatgggctggagctggtgtggtcctcatcgacccaaatggggatcagctgaagtacatggtgcaccttgaattcaaggccaccaacaacatggcagagtacgaagctctgatctttggcctgacacaagacctgtctctgggggtccggcagctcctggtgaaAGGAGATTCTCAGTTAATCATCAAGTAGGTCtggggggattgcagctgcaacaatccacAGCTCGTggcatacctcattcacgtgaggaagctcgagaaggacttcgacgccttggaactgcaacatgttccccgtgaattcaactcagcagcagatgatctctccgtgagagcatctacctgggcatctgtgcccgagggcgtcttcgaaagacgtttcctgagacctaccgcccagcctgccgatctggatgaaggggatcaagctagcacctcgaagctagcggtcccggcggcattccacctgtggtgcccgcccTGGGTTGTGTGCTATACTGAGGATCTTGGAGACCTCATatagccactcccacctgctcagggagctcccgatgcatggatctccaagatccgggactacctgaaagacaatatcctccctgatgacgatgcgtctgctgagcgcatagtatgtttggctaaacgctacgcggtggtagaaggggatctctaccgccgtggcgccaatggtatcctcatgcggtgcatttcccagggagagggccgcgagttgctcgcggagatccatggaggcgagtgtggaagtcattcctcatctcgcacgcttgttggtaaagcctttcggcatggcttctactggccgacagcactccaggatgcggctgagctggtaaggtcctgcaaagcatgccagttccatgcaaagtaaatacacacaccggctcaagctctgcaaatgatcccgccctcatggccattcgccgtatggggcgtggatatcctagggccattcccccgggccgtcggcgggtaccggttcctttacgtcgccattgacaaattcacaaaatggccggaggttacccctgtggtgaacatcactaaaaaatcagcagtcgcattcctcaagtccattgtgtgcagatttggcgtcccaaaccgcatcatcgcggacaacgggacccaattcaaaagcagactcttccaagagtactgcgaggacatcggcatccagctatgctttgcgtccatgacacatccccgcagcaatggacaggtcgagagagcgaatgcagagatcctcaggggactcaagacccgcacatacaactgcttgaagaaacATGGTgtcaaatgggttgatgagcttccgtgcgtactatggggcaaccggaccacacccagccgagccaccggggagaccccattcttcctggtctacggggctgaagcatgccttcccccagaaattcacctgggctcaccacgggtcctgGCTTTTGACgagtccatgcaggaacaactgtgGCGTGACGATGtagacttcgttgacgaacaaAGGTGGctagcagcaatccgaaatgcacgctacaaccaggcgctcaggcgctatcatcaacggttcgtgcacagtagggagctccaggctggcgacctcgtcctaaggcggatcctgaaccgagcggggctccacaaactctgcCCTAGCTGGGATggtcccttcaaggttacagaagtatgccggcccggatgcgttcgccttgctacagaagatggggtgccgctacccaacctatggaacatagagcatctgcgtaagttttacacttagacagagcaggaaaatgattttttcctttgcaataagatagaattagcgtgcggcccagagcggtgggggtccgtcctcgtaaacccgacctctgacATCCATCGCACCATCAGCTAGCATAACGcacggcccagagcggtagaggtccgtcctcataaacccggcctctggcatccaacgcgcaagccatgtatatcaagttgcaaaggaaagatttgcccccagttctgtctttgtgtcaaaatcttatttcgcatttcgattatcgagtttttacctttctaaccccgcgcggacttccactcttatcgctacagctaagatctgtattgagttgccggactgccgtacaggtccggaccacCTTGCTGCTAGGAGAGGGGTctggacccctaaggacctgctctggagagggggtgcttgtttcctggggtggtccggagtctcgtgtagccgcttatccggttccgtacccaaagcctacacgctcCACCACCTTGTAatgagtgctctagtacccggagctgggtaattgggggcccggacctcgttctagctcaagggtcggcttcctaagtcctacgcGGCAGATTccgctccatatctcaaaggatcgagtacgacagaatggTCTCGCCCACTACTAGGAAGGGGTCCAGAACGTCGGAGTcaggtccggtaaagtcgtgtttgtttcctggagtggccTGGAGCTCTGTGTAGCGATttgcctggttccgtaccctaagcctacacactccaccactctgtagcAAGCATTGAGCTGCCTGGACCTGCGAATTTGGAGCCCCGGACCTCGTACTATCttgggggccggtccagaataaGTCCCGCTGGCCTGCTACTAAGatttgactttgagtggtatgcaggttagGCCTTGACtagtggtagctagcctcaaaccattgagcctacctaccagggggtcccgacATCCGCTTTAAGgattcatgcagatcgaggtccagtctcggtgatagacagactcaaaacaactgagcctgtctcccaggggcccaggcccgcctgtcagggagggcaggtaacaaacaaaggtgtgaaaatacgggatctgaaccgtcgcccgcgcgcgaagtgaggcggaagctgagctgacgtacGCGCATAAAGCGCTGGCATTACcaggcttttcgggaactgcgctggtggtaaaTATCCCATTTACTCCGGCTGCAataatgccgagcgtcgctcgcgtgactaggtgtaccactgtgcgtgggggccacgagtcagtaagccgttgcgatgtgatgaggcagcgaaaaacccgatggatggtcaaagccggacaagactcctgcagtaTGCATAGTCTAACgctagaggcttcaagttatgcatagccaaatcacagtagtggccctacctgcgggttcgtcaccTCTCCTGAGATGGGCCCGGTGGCCACTGTCGGTActctgtagcagggatacccactcgtactgcagcaaggcaggactcgcgtagtcatctgTAACTACgtcataaggggcggagcagccgggccccacaggtcaggctcttacctcatcgggccaacggcctcggacccgctccccgctctgggacgggtccggtgacgcctcgtgtccctgaggaggggaagctccgagccagcAGCCAAGGGCCCGGACCCcccgggacctccccgcgtccgtccggacctcccacgcgcgtagaaccagcataccgccggggcggggtccgggggcgccacgtgtcccacagacgcgggcgcgagtcttccgctggaagactcgcccacccaccgcattcaatgcgggtgttTGAGGCGCGCTCTGCCGCCTCGGCACGccgggcagcctttgtcaggcctcactgtagaccgcatattaccgagatACACAGTGcggccgcatgcgccgcatccgcgcagagcccgtctgccgcattaaatggatacgatggCACGACACTtcttcatcataccgcctacgccgcaagctacagggcccgttcagctacgctacaggcaacgccgcaagctacaccctggcgccgtttcgacaggacagggcatggctatgccggacggaagattcccatgGACAGAGCAAGGAAATACAGGAATAAGATCTCAgtcgcctgcaatgccataaaggctgaacagtatgttattttagaCTAcaccgttgggcccacctgtcggggacacaacggccatgtacgcgcctcccttgagatataaaagggagacgctcgcTGCACACAGACACAGATTCTCAGACTCACTCTGGACTCAGTACTAGACACGCCAAgactctcaacctcttgagaacgcaagcaatacaacacacagtggaagcagagtattacgctccggcggtccgaaccactctaaacctgctgcgTTCATCGCGTTCTTCCTCTGAGATTGGgttagtcctagctaacccccgagtactcaccctctgggtttaggcgggtacattacgccacccggctgtgggtttgcacaccacgataATTATCAGGATATGTGCAGAGTTATTCATTTCAATTTTTGAAAGATCGATGGAGTTATTGTTTTAGGATAACCTGTAGAATTGTAATAAATATCCTGATTTGGATAATATCAAGTCCAAACAATAGCAATACAGAGAAGCAAATGTACGTAACGGGCCGGCCAGGCGGCCAGCTAGCAAGTGGCGTCGCCGTCAGCACGAACTCCCCGGAGAGCGAGAGGcgtgccggggggggggggggggggggggggggggggggcacccgAAATTAACAAACCAACCGCTAACCACAAGGACACGCGCGCACCACTGGTCGATCATCCTCCCTTCCCTGGCCTCCGCTGCTGATAGACAGGCCAACGGCTTTGACCCATCTTCCTCCAGCACTTGTCGATCTTGCCGAAACATGCATGCATTCATGATTCATCGAGGAGAACAGAGGAGTACGTACTAGTATGGTTTATTAACGTTTAAGGagtgagaaaaaaagaaattaatatTGCGATTAATTCCATTGCAGCAGCGACGACAATGATCCACTCGGGGAGTGAGGACACGACACACGCAGAGGTTAGCTTTCTTACACGCGGCCTGTGCAGCCAAATCAAGGAagacgaggaggaagaagaaagttaCAGCGAGAGAGGGCGGGAGGGAGAGGCAGTGGAGCATGGAGATGGGGTAGTAGCTAGACGCAACTTGCGGATGGCCGTGTCGTCGTTAGGAAGGAAACAATTCACCACGGCTTAATCTAGGGGATCGCGGTAGGTAATAACTAGCTAGACCGGCAAGCTAGGGTAGGTACATGGACGGGTCCTGGACGTCCGTCCAGCAGCTCCCGGCGCTCCagtacgccgccgccgacgcgtcgcCGAGGTCGAACATCCCGGACGCGTCCAGGGACGCGAACGCCCCCAtgtcggcggcggccaaggaggGCGCCTCCGACGGCGCCGCCTGTCCCGCTAGCTGCATCGCCGAGGCGGCCGCCGATTCCTCCTTGGGCTGCGCCGCGAAGGTGAACACCgggagcgggggcggcgcgaAGAGGGACGCCAGCGCGGCAGCCTGGTCGGCGAAtatcggcgccggcggcgccacgtCGACCGTCGAGAAGGGGTTCGCGTGGTGGCTCGTGAGGGAGGCGGCGTTGTTGGACGACGGCGTGGTCGGGGTCGGTGTCGGGGCCGGCGTCGCGGCGGCCGTGGGGctggcgctgccgctgccgctgttggagcgcggcgaggacgccgaggcgcggcgcgggttCTTGGCGTCCGCGGCCGACGTGGGGGTGGACGGCCTGGAGGAGgcggacgaggacgacgacgacgacgagcgctTGGCCttgcggcagccgccgccgacggggaCGTTGCGGAGGACGCCGCCCTTGGTCCAGTACCGGCGGCAGCTCTTGCAGAAGTGGCGCGGCTGCGACAGGTTGTAGTTGTTGTAGTAGCAGAACTTGGTGTTGGTGGACTCGCACCGCGGGCACTTGACCgcctcggccgccggcgacaccccgccgccgcaccgcgcccCGGGGCCCTGCTGCGCCTGCGCGCGCCGgaggtccgccgccgcggccccgccgAACAGCCGCCCCGCCAGGCCCGGGATGGACTGGAACTCCTGCATGCTGGCGGCAAGCGGGTGTTGTGTTGGTCTCTGCGACGACGTGCTAGCTAGGATATCCGCCCTGGCTCAGCTTCAGCCCTCAAGCTTAGTGGGTGTGCGTTTGCCGAGGACGCGGGAGCGCGGCAAGAGCTCCACCCGCTCGGCATCGCCTCTGCATCACACACGGGTCGCGGGTAAATATCTACACCCTTCACCCTCGTCCTGTCTGCCGTCCTGCACCACGTTACGAAATTGCCCCTGAATTTCTTTATGACCAAATTGGCCCCACTGTTGCTCACAGAATATCAAGCTCTCCTGCATGCACTGATCAGCTACGATATGATGCCACTGGATTAGTGCTGGGATCATTAGCAGCAGCATCGTGCGTGCTGTTTTTCCATTAGGTTATTCGTCTCCTAATCTGCATCCTTTGATCCGGGACAGAGCGCTTTGTGATCTGCGATCACAGTGTCaatgtgcgcgcgcgcggcgggggatGAGCAGTGTTTTCCTTACCGATCGGTTACCGCCGatttttaccgataccgctactaggcggcaacccataccggcggtaaatttcgaaaaatttcgcccgaatttaaaattttcaaaaatatttgaaataaaaaaggaaaaaatatggtaaaaaagtagagatgacatacatcattctaatacagaacatgttcaaatatttgactgtttgggcactcaaaaaaataaaaaaactttcggACCGGTAATCCCGAGCGGTATCCTCTAATCCCGAGCGGTATTCGGCGTTTTCTGAGCGGAAATCGGCGCgtttggaccggaaaccactgcattgtgagtatttcttgattttacattgatttttagatgtttgttgtgtagctatattcaaaaacatgtgttcatattagctatatggatccatttgttcatggtagttggatgttaatttgttcattttagctatatgtatatatgtgtgttcatatttcaaatatgtacatatattttcatttgttcatttggaccggaaaccactactatgtattatatatattgacgatgatggtttgtgaggactatggttatgatgatttgcatggactattgttgtgatgatctatatggactatggatgtgaatttctatttttatggatatgaacttctattctatgtatgtgtaaatgttatataattgtttgatatataccatcagtaatgattttacaaaattacggtgaaatgctgccaaaatttttaattttccaaagtcatacggtgtttaccggttaaaaacgacggttaccggtcggtaaacatcgattaccggtcggtaaacaacggttaccggttttttgaatttgaattgtcatTTCGAACGGTTTCTAACGGTTTTCGGCGATTTACCGCcggtttaccgataccgctagttggcgaaaatcgcttt is drawn from Panicum virgatum strain AP13 chromosome 1N, P.virgatum_v5, whole genome shotgun sequence and contains these coding sequences:
- the LOC120657098 gene encoding dof zinc finger protein 4-like, with amino-acid sequence MQEFQSIPGLAGRLFGGAAAADLRRAQAQQGPGARCGGGVSPAAEAVKCPRCESTNTKFCYYNNYNLSQPRHFCKSCRRYWTKGGVLRNVPVGGGCRKAKRSSSSSSSSASSRPSTPTSAADAKNPRRASASSPRSNSGSGSASPTAAATPAPTPTPTTPSSNNAASLTSHHANPFSTVDVAPPAPIFADQAAALASLFAPPPLPVFTFAAQPKEESAAASAMQLAGQAAPSEAPSLAAADMGAFASLDASGMFDLGDASAAAYWSAGSCWTDVQDPSMYLP